The proteins below come from a single Camelus bactrianus isolate YW-2024 breed Bactrian camel chromosome 2, ASM4877302v1, whole genome shotgun sequence genomic window:
- the OCIAD2 gene encoding OCIA domain-containing protein 2 — MASVSTHGNEDKGPHLPPPSKQSLLFCPKSKLHIHRAEISKIIRECQEESFWKRALPFSLVSMLVTQGLVHQGYLAANPRFGSLPKVALAGILGFGLGKASYIRVCQSKFHVFEDQLRGAGFGPGHNRHCLLTCEECKIKHGLSEEGRSQPSAS; from the exons ATGGCTTCAGTGTCTACTCATGGAAACGAAGACAAAGGTCCCCATTTGCCACCACCAAGCAAGCAG AGTCTGTTGTTTTGTCCAAAATCAAAACTGCACATCCACAGAGCAGAGATTTCAAAGATTATCCGGGAATGTCAAGAAGAAAGTTTCTGGAAGAGAG CTCTGCCTTTTTCTCTCGTAAGCATGCTTGTCACCCAAGGACTGGTCCACCAAG GTTATTTAGCAGCAAATCCAAGATTTGGATCATTGCCTAAAGTCGCAC TTGCTGGTATCTTGGGATTTGGCCTTGGAAAGGCATCATACATAAGAGTATGCCAGAGTAAATTCCATGTCTTTGAAGATCAGCTGCGTGGGGCTGGTTTTGGTCCAGGGCATAACAG GCACTGCCTACTTACCTGTGAGGAATGCAAAATAAAGCATGGATTAAGTGAGGAGGGACGTTCACAACCTTCGGCTTCCTAA